The following proteins are co-located in the Vigna angularis cultivar LongXiaoDou No.4 chromosome 2, ASM1680809v1, whole genome shotgun sequence genome:
- the LOC128195251 gene encoding WUSCHEL-related homeobox 4-like, with protein sequence MNKNLRNLEVQDKLGYKRWSPTREQVALLEALFAFGIRNPNREQVHEIATRLKVYGEIGEYSVYCWFQNYGYREKQRCLKQSTATTSYSPLPLLSPFMNASSVPDRVTLDLFSIPPVPEKREISPPLQFQVKAPSVELSLQLPSADE encoded by the exons atgaacaaaaatttaagaaatttggaAGTTCAAGATAAGCTGGGATATAAACGATGGAGTCCTACTAGAGAACAAGTTGCTCTACTAGAGGCCCTTTTTGCATTTGGAATACGAAATCCAAATAGAGAGCAAGTGCACGAGATTGCAACGAGACTTAAAGTTTATGGGGAAATTGGAGAGTATAGCgtttattgttggtttcaaaattATGGGTATCGTGAAAAGCAACGATGCTTGAAGCAAAGCACCGCCACCACATCTTACTCTCCGCTGCCCCTCCTGTCGCCTTTTATGAATG CGTCGTCGGTTCCAGATCGGGTGACGTTGGATCTTTTTTCAATCCCTCCCGTTCCTGAAAAGAGAGAGATTTCTCCTCCCCTACAGTTCCAGGTGAAGGCTCCTTCCGTTGAGCTTTCCTTACAATTGCCTTCCGCCGATGAATAG